DNA from Chionomys nivalis chromosome 11, mChiNiv1.1, whole genome shotgun sequence:
AATTCTAGAGTAGACGACATCTCCATTAGGAAGCCCACCTCCCAAAGATGGTCTTCCCTGATAAACCCCATCTCACTAGAGCTGCGACACTTGTCCAAACACTGAGCCTTCGGCATGAAAATCCTGTTGTCTTTAGACTCAGCTACCTGGGAGCTGGGGCTATGCCCGTAGGGCAGTAGTTCTTAAAAATGTGGTCCAGGAACTCTTGGGGGTGCCTGAGATCTCTCTAGGATACTTAGAGTAACACCACAGTATgacctgtttttctcttcttccttcttcccatttacttccttctcttttctttcttttcctctccctttctccctcccctccttctttctctctttctcggCAGGGTCTTTAAAGAATAtcacccaggctagcctcaaactgacTGTGTAGCTGAGGGTAACCTCacattctgatcctcctgcctctgctaggCAGGCTCTCTGCCTACTAAGCCGCACCCCCAGCCCATCGTTGGTAGTCTTCCTCTGCACGTGCGGTGGGGTTTCTCAGGGGTTTTGCTACAGGGGACTATCCCAACTGACAGAAATCCGATGTAAGAACCTAGTTGTTACAGATTAAACCAGACAATGGCGAGATCTACAAGAACACAGCCCGCATCTCTCCCGATTACTTGTCTGTGGTGTTTTAGAAAGTATAATTGCCgtcacaaaaaatatatttgggAGTTGAGGCTAGATTGGGATacccagtgagatcctgtctaaagaGACTAAAAcggcaagaaaacaaacaaagcagctaTGATAACTTAATAGTTCTGTTACTGCTCTTTACAACTgaaaaaatattgtaaatagaaaCTACTGTGTAAAATTTGCCTCTCAGTTTTAATCTCTAACGCAGTAAGTAGTGGTAGACAAAACTCACATAAACAAGAGCTGTTTGAATCCCACGATAATTTAAACCAGGCACAGTagtgcacacttataatcccaaccctagagagacaggagaattgcaagttcaaggccagcctaggctttaTAGTGTGTTCCAGGTAAGTCTGAGCTACAGTTCTCcctcaaaaacaaatttaaaaaatgaaaaaatgaaaacaaacctcaCAGAGAGCCTTAGACCAATAAGTCTGCCTTACTGCTCAGCTCAGACAGAGGTGCTACTCCTCAGCACCCTGCCCTCGGCAGACAGGACTTTACATTCACTTTCTCCGGCCTGTTGCCTTTTCTCCACTAGGGCCCACTGGCATAAAGGAAAAAGCTGGACCTCAACCTGGTGAAGaactctctccccccaccccataccTTTTCAAGATAATGAGGATATTCATAGTCCACGGGAGCAAGAGAAGGGCCTGGTTTTGCTGCACAGCTTCGACCGTCCTCCGGGCTACTGTCTCTGGCTTCAACGGCGGGAAGAGGTTGGGAAACCTGAAGGCGGGAAAACACTGGTTTCTCCAGGAGAAATTGGCCTTTCGGCTGGGCACCTTGCTGAATGGCTAGTGTGTCTGAGGGCATCACTTGGGCTCTTCTGTGTGAGGGACTGGAGGCTGTGGGATTCTCTCCCAGTCCATGCCTGTTCGAGTCCCTCAATCCTGGTCCCTCTTGCCCCACCATGTGAGTGGGAGTTTGCCCACTAGCAGGGGGCATCTCTAACAGAGCCAGGGAATCAGAGTCTACAGTCTACAGCATGGGCCAGCCCTCAGTCTTTCTTACTGGGACATCTTTCCTCATCAGCCATCCTCACAGCATACACATTCCTCCTTGCTTTCCCCTGAGAGATCACTCAGCCTCCCATATCGCTGGGGGGCCTCTGATCTTACCTCCTTTCTAGTTGCCTTAACCACAACCACATCTAGAATAGCCTTGCTCATCAGGTTGTTCCTTGTCAAGGGCCTGTCTCTTCCATCAGGTTATACGTTTCCTGAGGGAGGAGGCCTCGTGAATCTCACTGCCTGTTGCATCATCTTCAGTATCTAGTAGGACCTGGTACACAGTAGGTGCCTAATAAATTCTTATCATTTTGCCCCATTCCTCTGTTGGGCCTTTCTGCCTGGGAGGTCCTCAGCCTGCTGGCTCACTAGCCTGTCAGTCAAATACAGAATGATTTTCCATGGGACTTCCAGATGAACAGGCGTCAAACAACAGGGGTTTCCCATGCCCGTCCAGAAGCATCTGACCCCAGAGCTCTGCACCCATTTTGTTCCCCAAGTGTCGGGCCCATGCACAAATATTCTCTCCAACTTATGGATAAGGAAACAGCGGAGCAGGGGGCAAACGGGTGAGCCCCTAGCACGGCTCCAGCAGCTGCTTCTGGCCCTTCTTGCATTCCTCAGTCTGAAGGTACAGGGCATGGGCTGCTGGCCCTGACCTCTGTCCTTCGGGGGCTATGATTCACACTGGTGCCCGTAAGATTAAGGGTGGTGAGCCATCATCATCATACCAAGCCTGAGCAAGAGGCAGCCTTGGGGCTCACAGACTGCTGTGCCTTCCCTGTACTGCCTCAGTCACGTGACAAGTGCAGCCTGGGTCTGTTCACGTGTGagtgtcatgtgtgtgcaggtacgtaacatgtatgtgtgtggagggcagaggtcaacttTCAGTCTCTTTAGTCAGGAGTCATGCACTTTGGCGTCTCAAATTGGCCGGGACTGACTGGCCAATGAGCCCTTGGGATTTGCCCGCCTCTGACTGTGCATTGCTGGGAAGACAAGGGCCTGCTACCTTGGCCTGGATTTTTATAAACTTGGGTTCTAAAGATCAAATTTTGCTAACTAGGTTTTCTTCCCAGACCAAGATAGTGAGTGATCCTCAGATAGGAAACTTGTGGCTTAGAAGGGCTGGCCTTGGGTTTTTCAGAGAGATGCCTGCTGAGGTCTAGGGATTCCGGCGCCCTTTCTGTGAAGACTCCTGGCGGGGTTGGCTCAGGAGAGGCGGCTGGTCTCACCGGCGCACTGACCTGACTCGCATGCCCTGGAACATCTCGGTGCTGGTGTGAAACGGCAGCACGGTGGTGGCGCTGACACCAGGACAGTCCAGCAGCCCCAGGGTCAGGCTCTCCATGAAGGCGAAGGCCGACGCCTTCGAAGTGCAGTAGTCGATGGCACCGGGGATGGCCGACAGCGCAAGCACGGAGTTGAGGCACACGATATGGCCGTTCTGCAGCTCCAGCATACGCGGCAAAAAGGCCTTGGTGGTCTGAGGGTGGGGAACGGGGGTCAGTGTGGAGCAGCGCAGCTTCTGCCAAGCCCTGCACCTCTGCACCAGCTCTAGATGCATAGCTGCCCTAGCGACTTAGCCCTCCAGTACGGAGCGGCTGAGGCAGCCAGTCAGAAGTTCCTGTGTCTCCCTGCCAGTCAGTCATTCCATTTATCTAGCCACTTTGCCATTGCACATCCCTGCCGGCATGAGCCCTGGTGCCACTGaacttctctttcccctcctccaaccCAGGTTTCCTGCCATACCTACGGCTGGCAGTGGGCCAGGAAAACCCTTACCCAGAACTGGCCCAGGGTGTTGACGTGCTGGGACTTGAGGAGGGCATCATCATCACTGTCCATCAAGCTCTTCCCGTGGACCACAGCGGCATTGTTCACCAGGATGGTGATGTCACCCACCTGCGGGCAAGAGGGGGCTGTGGAGCCGTGAGGGCAGCCAGTCCCTGTGGGCTGTACCTGCAGAGGCACAGACCGGGCTCCGCAACCACCAGCCACATGGCTTTTCTGAGCATCAGTCTTGTTTATAAATGGCGCTGGGGCCATACCAGCTGTGTCTGAGGattagaaataatttatggtaCATACTATACCCGGAATGCAGCGTATTTATAATAAATGAGGTTATGGTCACATAAAAATGGTTAATGTTTCCATGAGTGGGATAAGTAACAgaatgaatttctttttcctcttttgttttttttttttttaaaaagatttatttattatgtatacaacattctgcctcgatgtatgcccgcatgccagagcagggcgccaaatctcagtacagatggttgtgagccaccatgtggttgctgggaattgaactcaggacctctggaag
Protein-coding regions in this window:
- the Dhrs3 gene encoding short-chain dehydrogenase/reductase 3 isoform X2, which translates into the protein MGTECHYFVCDVGNREEVYQMAKAVREKVGDITILVNNAAVVHGKSLMDSDDDALLKSQHVNTLGQFWTTKAFLPRMLELQNGHIVCLNSVLALSAIPGAIDYCTSKASAFAFMESLTLGLLDCPGVSATTVLPFHTSTEMFQGMRVRFPNLFPPLKPETVARRTVEAVQQNQALLLLPWTMNILIILKSILPQAALEEIHRFSGTYTCMNTFKGRT
- the Dhrs3 gene encoding short-chain dehydrogenase/reductase 3 isoform X1, with the translated sequence MVWKWLGALVVFPLQMIYLVTKAAVGLVLPPKLRDLSRESVLITGGGRGIGRHLAREFAERGARKIILWGRTEKCLKETTEEIRQMGTECHYFVCDVGNREEVYQMAKAVREKVGDITILVNNAAVVHGKSLMDSDDDALLKSQHVNTLGQFWTTKAFLPRMLELQNGHIVCLNSVLALSAIPGAIDYCTSKASAFAFMESLTLGLLDCPGVSATTVLPFHTSTEMFQGMRVRFPNLFPPLKPETVARRTVEAVQQNQALLLLPWTMNILIILKSILPQAALEEIHRFSGTYTCMNTFKGRT